In one Pseudomonas purpurea genomic region, the following are encoded:
- the asd gene encoding archaetidylserine decarboxylase (Phosphatidylserine decarboxylase is synthesized as a single chain precursor. Generation of the pyruvoyl active site from a Ser is coupled to cleavage of a Gly-Ser bond between the larger (beta) and smaller (alpha chains). It is an integral membrane protein.) encodes MKKRLFILSQYLLPHHLLSRLAGCIAECRVRWFKNAFTAWFAKRYQVDMSLALVEDLTAYEHFNAFFTRALKDGARPLDQTPGAILSPADGAVSQLGPIEHGRVFQAKGHSFSVLELLGGDAANAAPFMGGDFATIYLSPKDYHRVHMPLAGTLREMVYIPGRIFSVNQTTAENVPELFARNERVACIFDTERGPMAVVLVGAMIVASIETVWAGLVTPPKRELKTFRYDEAARAPIHLEKGAELGRFKLGSTAVVLFGPNQVKWVEALAAGSPVEMGQGMGLPNA; translated from the coding sequence ATGAAAAAGCGTTTGTTTATCCTCAGCCAGTACCTGCTGCCCCATCACTTGCTGTCGCGCTTGGCCGGCTGCATTGCCGAGTGCCGCGTGCGCTGGTTCAAGAATGCCTTTACCGCCTGGTTCGCCAAGCGTTATCAGGTGGACATGTCCCTGGCATTGGTCGAAGACCTGACCGCGTACGAGCACTTCAACGCGTTCTTCACTCGCGCCTTGAAAGACGGCGCACGCCCACTGGACCAAACGCCGGGCGCGATCCTCAGCCCGGCCGACGGCGCCGTCAGCCAACTTGGCCCGATCGAACACGGTCGTGTGTTCCAGGCCAAGGGTCACAGTTTCAGCGTGCTGGAATTGCTGGGCGGTGACGCGGCAAACGCTGCCCCTTTCATGGGCGGCGATTTCGCCACCATTTACCTGTCGCCCAAGGACTACCACCGCGTGCACATGCCGCTGGCCGGCACCCTGCGCGAAATGGTCTACATCCCGGGCCGGATCTTCTCGGTCAACCAGACCACCGCCGAAAACGTTCCGGAGCTGTTCGCCCGTAACGAGCGCGTGGCGTGCATTTTCGACACCGAGCGTGGACCGATGGCCGTGGTGCTGGTGGGCGCGATGATCGTTGCATCAATCGAAACCGTCTGGGCCGGGCTGGTGACGCCACCCAAGCGCGAGCTGAAAACCTTCCGCTACGACGAGGCCGCCCGCGCACCGATCCATCTGGAAAAAGGCGCCGAACTGGGCCGTTTCAAACTGGGTTCGACCGCCGTCGTACTGTTTGGCCCGAATCAAGTGAAATGGGTCGAGGCACTGGCCGCCGGTTCGCCGGTTGAAATGGGCCAAGGCATGGGCCTGCCAAACGCCTGA